One Micromonospora sp. FIMYZ51 genomic window carries:
- a CDS encoding AAA family ATPase, with translation MALVGRANELSKLARMFADSQQKRGRVALISGPVATGKTALLRAFSESAVRDGAVFVGAVCSRVERAVPLGVVAQFAQNSSLPTEFRERMSALLDREPFGGSPAIDAQAAAAERLRMAQGLCALLLELSESRPVLIGVDDVQFADAPSVFCIQYLIRRLTSARVLVVFTESEEAQRLQPLFRAELLREQHCERLHLSLLPRASIEEFLSNRLDRAAARRLAPHYDAITGGNPLLLTAVLEDSAARPDRVVAGSCFGQAVMTCLYRGGHMLLAARGIAVLGENATPARVGELLGIDAVLTAQTMRNLEQTGLIEAGRFRHDATASVLLNELTLHERDRLHRRAARLLHHNGAPALSVARHILAADQNSDPWMLPVLMEAAQQALLSDDVQLATQCLRLAACNCGDDEQRAQITARLAQVEWRVNPSAATRHLTPLTDAFRRGRLGGFGTSALIRMLLWHGRTREAARTLELAGATVSDPDAEAAAEMHITRQWLRSVYPPLLAHVGEEPSQEEVTPWGGGISIISYQCMQAVSLFTQVVTRGGDDEAVREAERILQRTRLDDKTTEPIEAALLALTYADRPDLAALWCEPLLKEAAARGALTWQAKLTAISAETALRLGDLTAAERLARAALTHLPPSGWGVAIGSPLSTLILATTAMGKYDAAVELLKEPVPEAMFQTRFGLMYLHARGHHYLASDRAYAALADFLTCGEHMRAWSLDAPSHVPWRSDAASAYLRLGQSQQARKLVKEQLSRLGSRRTRTKGISLRLLAATEERQHRPGLLRQAIDLLQDSGDRFELARAVAELNGAHCELGEPGKARTMVQHALRLAKECSAEPLRRTLVAHAPTVEPEVTEAAQSAHAGLFALSDAERRVAALASSGYTNREISSELYITVSTVEQHLTRVYKKLSVRSRADLPAELNLNMAKTA, from the coding sequence ATGGCGCTAGTCGGACGTGCGAATGAACTGTCGAAGCTAGCGAGAATGTTTGCCGACAGTCAACAAAAAAGGGGACGTGTCGCGCTAATATCGGGACCGGTTGCCACCGGAAAAACGGCGTTGTTGCGCGCCTTTTCCGAGTCGGCGGTTCGGGACGGCGCCGTCTTCGTCGGTGCGGTCTGCTCCCGCGTCGAACGGGCGGTGCCCCTCGGCGTCGTCGCGCAGTTCGCGCAGAACTCGTCACTGCCGACCGAGTTCCGAGAACGAATGTCGGCACTGCTGGACCGAGAGCCGTTCGGCGGCTCGCCAGCCATCGATGCGCAGGCGGCGGCGGCCGAACGGCTGCGGATGGCGCAGGGCCTGTGCGCCCTGTTGCTGGAGCTCAGTGAAAGCCGACCCGTGCTGATCGGCGTGGATGACGTCCAATTCGCCGATGCCCCGTCGGTATTCTGTATCCAGTACCTCATCCGTCGGCTCACCTCGGCGCGGGTGCTCGTCGTGTTCACCGAGTCCGAGGAGGCCCAGCGCCTCCAGCCGCTCTTTCGAGCGGAGCTGTTGCGCGAGCAACACTGCGAACGGCTGCACCTCTCGCTGCTGCCCAGGGCGAGCATCGAGGAGTTCCTCAGCAACCGGCTGGATCGCGCAGCCGCCCGCCGGCTGGCGCCGCACTACGACGCCATCACCGGTGGCAATCCCCTGCTGCTTACCGCGGTACTGGAGGATTCCGCCGCCCGCCCCGACCGGGTCGTCGCCGGCAGCTGCTTCGGGCAGGCGGTGATGACCTGCCTGTACCGCGGCGGGCACATGCTGTTGGCCGCGCGGGGTATCGCGGTGCTGGGCGAGAACGCCACGCCGGCACGGGTGGGTGAGTTGCTCGGGATCGACGCCGTCCTGACCGCACAGACAATGCGCAACCTGGAGCAGACCGGTCTGATCGAGGCGGGCCGGTTCCGACACGACGCGACGGCAAGCGTGCTGTTGAACGAGTTGACGCTGCACGAGCGTGATCGCCTGCACCGCCGGGCCGCCAGGCTACTGCACCACAATGGCGCGCCGGCCCTGTCCGTGGCTCGGCACATCCTTGCCGCCGACCAGAACAGCGACCCCTGGATGCTGCCCGTACTGATGGAGGCGGCGCAGCAGGCGCTGCTGAGTGACGACGTGCAGCTGGCCACCCAATGCCTGCGGCTGGCCGCGTGCAACTGTGGCGACGACGAGCAGCGGGCGCAGATCACGGCGAGGCTTGCCCAGGTCGAGTGGCGGGTGAATCCTTCGGCCGCCACCCGTCACCTGACGCCGCTGACCGACGCGTTCCGCCGGGGACGTCTCGGCGGTTTCGGGACATCGGCGCTGATCCGCATGTTGCTGTGGCACGGCCGGACCCGAGAGGCGGCCCGTACGCTGGAGCTGGCCGGTGCGACCGTCAGCGATCCCGACGCCGAGGCGGCGGCGGAGATGCACATCACCCGGCAATGGCTGCGTTCGGTGTATCCACCGCTGCTGGCGCACGTCGGTGAAGAGCCGAGCCAGGAGGAGGTGACGCCCTGGGGCGGCGGGATTTCAATCATCTCCTACCAGTGCATGCAGGCGGTCAGCCTCTTCACCCAGGTCGTGACCCGGGGCGGCGACGACGAGGCCGTGCGGGAGGCCGAGCGGATCTTGCAGCGTACGCGGCTCGACGACAAGACGACCGAGCCGATCGAGGCGGCTCTGCTCGCCCTGACCTACGCCGACCGCCCAGATCTTGCGGCGCTGTGGTGCGAGCCACTGCTGAAAGAGGCCGCGGCTCGCGGCGCGCTGACCTGGCAGGCCAAGCTCACCGCCATCTCCGCCGAGACGGCCCTGCGGCTGGGTGATCTGACCGCGGCCGAGCGTCTGGCACGTGCTGCCCTGACGCACCTGCCGCCCAGCGGCTGGGGGGTGGCGATCGGCTCGCCGTTGTCCACCCTGATCCTCGCCACGACGGCCATGGGCAAGTACGACGCGGCGGTCGAGCTGCTCAAGGAACCGGTCCCGGAGGCGATGTTCCAAACCCGGTTCGGGCTGATGTACCTGCACGCACGCGGTCACCACTACCTCGCCTCCGACCGCGCCTACGCGGCCCTCGCCGACTTCCTCACCTGCGGCGAGCACATGCGCGCGTGGTCGCTGGACGCCCCGTCCCATGTGCCGTGGCGCAGCGACGCGGCCAGCGCCTACCTGCGACTGGGGCAGTCCCAGCAGGCCCGCAAACTCGTCAAGGAACAGCTGTCACGGCTGGGGTCGCGCCGGACCCGGACCAAGGGCATCTCCCTGCGACTGCTGGCGGCCACCGAGGAGCGGCAGCACCGGCCGGGGCTGCTGCGGCAGGCGATCGACCTCCTGCAAGACAGCGGCGACCGCTTCGAACTCGCCCGCGCCGTGGCGGAACTCAACGGGGCGCACTGCGAGCTCGGCGAGCCGGGCAAGGCCCGCACGATGGTGCAGCACGCGCTGCGGCTGGCCAAGGAGTGCTCCGCCGAGCCACTGCGCCGCACACTCGTCGCGCATGCACCGACGGTGGAGCCGGAGGTCACCGAGGCCGCGCAGTCCGCGCACGCGGGGCTGTTCGCGCTCAGCGACGCCGAGCGTCGGGTCGCGGCCCTGGCCTCCAGCGGTTACACCAACCGCGAGATTTCCAGCGAGCTCTACATCACGGTGAGCACGGTGGAGCAGCATCTGACGCGCGTTTACAAGAAGCTGAGCGTGCGTAGCCGTGCCGACCTGCCGGCCGAGCTCAACCTGAACATGGCGAAGACGGCGTAA
- a CDS encoding helix-turn-helix transcriptional regulator — protein sequence MPTTALGAFLTARRARLTPDDVGLVSSGTRRVAGLRREEVAVLAGVSVDYYTRLEQGRERSPSTSVLAAVARALDLGPDARDHLFRLAGLPSGGASTPAHPQVGQSLRDLLDAWPDTPAFVLDRRLNLLARNALADAFYADFAEADNLVRMTFLDPAGAMFFADWRRAAEACVANLRLALGHDPHDRQARELVEELSTASPEFRRRWGRHDVQGKTHEAKTFRHRAVGELTLSYHAFDVRDAPGQQLLVYRAQPHSRSAEALRLLGTLAASRWLR from the coding sequence ATGCCGACCACTGCGCTCGGGGCGTTCCTCACCGCTCGACGTGCCCGGTTGACGCCCGACGATGTCGGTCTCGTCTCCAGTGGCACCCGGCGCGTCGCGGGGCTGCGACGCGAGGAGGTCGCGGTGCTCGCCGGGGTGAGCGTCGACTACTACACCCGGTTGGAGCAGGGCCGGGAGCGCAGCCCGTCGACGTCGGTGCTGGCCGCCGTCGCCCGCGCCCTCGACCTCGGACCGGACGCCCGAGACCACCTCTTCCGGCTCGCCGGACTACCATCCGGCGGCGCGTCGACACCCGCCCACCCTCAGGTCGGGCAGAGCCTGCGGGACCTGCTCGACGCCTGGCCGGACACGCCCGCCTTCGTCCTCGATCGGCGGCTCAACCTGCTGGCCCGCAACGCCCTGGCCGACGCGTTCTACGCAGACTTCGCCGAGGCGGACAATCTCGTCCGGATGACCTTCCTGGATCCGGCCGGCGCGATGTTCTTCGCCGACTGGCGACGCGCCGCCGAGGCGTGCGTGGCCAACCTGCGTCTGGCCCTCGGTCATGATCCGCACGACCGGCAGGCGCGGGAACTGGTCGAAGAACTCAGCACGGCAAGCCCGGAATTCCGCCGCCGGTGGGGACGGCACGACGTGCAGGGCAAGACACACGAAGCAAAGACGTTCCGGCACCGTGCCGTAGGCGAGCTGACGCTGTCCTACCACGCATTCGACGTGCGGGACGCCCCCGGCCAGCAGTTGCTCGTGTACCGCGCACAACCGCACAGCCGCAGCGCCGAGGCCCTGCGGTTGCTGGGCACGCTCGCTGCCAGCAGATGGCTCCGGTGA
- a CDS encoding SCO5389 family protein, with protein MSLTVPPDLLRAAESGPVDDEEFVACVRESLPYAWQTVSRVASDLAASDAEFADNVVPPPSEAERGQLLRALASDAIRSSLERHFGIRLAFQNCHRVAAFRPSAVDSDSYREFVSLRGQLLNQSPELRDC; from the coding sequence ATGTCGCTCACCGTGCCGCCTGACCTGTTGCGGGCCGCCGAGTCCGGGCCCGTCGACGACGAGGAGTTCGTGGCCTGCGTACGTGAGTCGCTGCCGTACGCCTGGCAGACCGTCAGCCGGGTGGCGTCGGACCTGGCCGCCTCCGACGCGGAGTTCGCCGACAACGTGGTGCCGCCGCCCAGTGAGGCGGAGCGGGGCCAGTTGTTGCGGGCGTTGGCCAGCGACGCCATCCGGTCCAGTCTGGAACGGCACTTCGGCATCAGGCTCGCCTTCCAGAACTGTCACCGGGTCGCGGCGTTCCGACCGTCGGCGGTCGACTCCGACAGCTACCGCGAGTTCGTCTCCCTTCGTGGGCAGTTGCTCAACCAGTCGCCTGAGCTGCGCGACTGCTGA